A window from Cryobacterium sp. PAMC25264 encodes these proteins:
- a CDS encoding NADPH-dependent F420 reductase — protein MTSVSIIGAGNMGTAIAAIAGTGGATVQLLAQDAEKTAAAAAAAGSTVVSGVAGDVLTGDIVVLALPYPAVAGVLAHYAGQLDGKIVVDITNPLDFATFDSLVVPADGSAAQVIAETVPGARVLKAFNTTFAATLATGSVGGAQPTTVLVAGDDASAKEALIALITAGGVAAVDAGALKRARELEALGFLQLTLAAGGAINWTGGFALVK, from the coding sequence ATGACGAGCGTCAGCATCATCGGAGCAGGCAACATGGGCACGGCCATCGCAGCGATCGCGGGCACGGGAGGGGCAACCGTGCAGCTTCTCGCGCAGGACGCCGAGAAGACCGCCGCAGCCGCGGCCGCTGCCGGGTCCACCGTCGTGTCGGGCGTAGCCGGCGACGTGCTCACCGGCGACATCGTCGTCCTCGCCCTGCCCTACCCGGCCGTTGCCGGTGTGCTCGCTCACTACGCGGGCCAGCTCGACGGCAAGATCGTGGTGGACATCACCAACCCGCTCGATTTCGCCACCTTCGACTCGCTCGTCGTGCCGGCCGACGGCTCGGCCGCGCAGGTCATCGCCGAGACGGTTCCCGGCGCCCGCGTGCTCAAGGCCTTCAACACCACCTTCGCCGCGACCCTGGCCACCGGTTCCGTCGGCGGCGCCCAGCCCACCACGGTGCTGGTCGCCGGCGATGACGCATCTGCCAAAGAGGCCCTGATCGCCCTGATCACCGCCGGTGGCGTGGCTGCGGTCGACGCCGGAGCCCTCAAGCGCGCCCGCGAGCTCGAGGCCCTCGGATTCCTGCAGCTCACCCTCGCCGCCGGTGGCGCCATCAACTGGACCGGCGGCTTCGCCCTGGT
- a CDS encoding MarR family winged helix-turn-helix transcriptional regulator, whose protein sequence is MDTNETDTVQGLNQAQLQAWMRFVAVVELVPGLLDSQLQRDSDLSHFEYYVLAMLSEAPNQTLQMTGLSSMTNSSLPRLSHVVRRLEERGLVQRSPCPTDRRATNASLTAEGWAVVQEAAPGHIRTVRENVIDPLTDEQVAQLNAISNQLLQKLDPTNRLNSGAPEGA, encoded by the coding sequence ATGGACACGAACGAAACAGACACCGTGCAGGGACTCAATCAGGCTCAATTGCAGGCCTGGATGCGTTTTGTGGCCGTCGTCGAACTCGTCCCCGGTCTGCTCGACTCCCAGTTGCAGCGCGACTCCGATCTCAGCCACTTCGAGTACTACGTGCTGGCGATGCTGTCCGAGGCGCCCAACCAGACGCTCCAGATGACCGGGCTCTCCTCGATGACCAACTCCAGCCTCCCGCGCCTGTCCCACGTCGTGCGCCGTCTCGAAGAACGCGGCCTGGTGCAGCGCAGCCCCTGTCCGACCGACCGCCGGGCCACGAACGCCTCACTCACCGCAGAGGGCTGGGCCGTCGTGCAGGAGGCCGCCCCCGGACACATCCGCACGGTGCGGGAGAACGTGATCGATCCACTCACCGACGAACAGGTGGCCCAACTCAACGCCATCTCCAACCAGTTGCTGCAGAAGCTCGACCCCACCAACCGCCTCAACAGCGGGGCACCCGAAGGAGCCTGA
- a CDS encoding ATP-binding protein — protein sequence MRDHGWKIGVVAQSHATVENMLSAVLRAGLAAGHVGKKAKAGEESRETGWTALSPSRFAEFTGQAGGFVLGGTAWDFSNAQRIEPGSLDLLVIDEAGQFSLASTIASAVAARRLLLLGDPQQLPQVSQGSHPEPVDVSALGWLTDGHDVLPSEFGYFLAKSWRMHPAVCAPVSRLSYEGKLESRAADRHLEGAPPGLHPLPVPHTLNSTSSPEEADAVVELIRSLLGRAWTVGGVSTPLGQGDLIVVAPYNAQVEVIRERLALAGWHDVSVGTVDKFQGREAAVAIVSLAASSAEEVPRGLEFLLLANRLNVAISRAQWAAYLLYSPALTDALPHNAGTLAQLSAFIELVEG from the coding sequence GTGCGCGACCACGGCTGGAAGATCGGCGTGGTGGCCCAGTCGCACGCGACCGTCGAGAACATGCTCTCCGCCGTCCTCAGGGCGGGCCTGGCGGCTGGGCACGTGGGCAAGAAGGCCAAGGCGGGGGAGGAATCCCGGGAAACCGGGTGGACGGCCCTGTCGCCCAGCCGGTTCGCCGAGTTCACCGGGCAGGCCGGAGGGTTTGTGCTCGGTGGCACGGCCTGGGACTTCAGCAACGCCCAGCGCATCGAACCGGGCTCGCTCGACCTGCTCGTGATCGACGAGGCCGGCCAGTTCTCGCTGGCCAGCACCATCGCCTCCGCCGTCGCGGCCCGGCGGCTTCTCCTTCTCGGCGACCCGCAGCAGCTGCCGCAGGTGAGCCAGGGGTCCCACCCCGAACCGGTCGACGTCTCGGCGCTCGGCTGGCTCACCGACGGCCACGATGTGTTGCCGAGCGAGTTCGGCTACTTCCTCGCCAAGAGCTGGCGTATGCACCCGGCCGTGTGCGCGCCGGTGTCGCGGCTCTCCTACGAGGGCAAGCTCGAATCCCGGGCCGCCGACAGGCACCTCGAGGGCGCTCCGCCCGGCCTGCACCCGCTGCCCGTGCCGCACACCCTCAACTCCACCTCATCGCCGGAGGAGGCCGACGCCGTAGTCGAGCTCATCCGCTCGCTGTTGGGTCGCGCCTGGACCGTCGGCGGGGTGAGCACCCCGCTCGGGCAGGGCGATCTCATCGTGGTGGCGCCCTACAACGCCCAGGTCGAGGTGATCCGCGAACGGCTCGCCCTCGCCGGCTGGCACGACGTCAGCGTGGGCACCGTCGACAAGTTCCAGGGCCGCGAGGCCGCGGTGGCGATCGTGTCGCTTGCCGCCTCCAGCGCCGAGGAGGTGCCGCGGGGGCTGGAGTTCCTGCTCCTGGCCAACCGGCTGAACGTGGCCATCTCACGGGCACAGTGGGCGGCGTACCTGCTCTACTCGCCCGCGCTCACGGATGCCCTGCCGCACAACGCCGGCACCCTGGCGCAGCTGAGCGCGTTCATCGAGCTCGTCGAGGGCTGA
- a CDS encoding TM0106 family RecB-like putative nuclease, giving the protein MFLLDSTVIFSASDLGAAAGCEWAVMRTLDAKLGRVAAVPDAGDAMLRRAGSLGDEHELRYLEKLRGTRQVVEFARPSMRELPQAAAQTADAFRAGADVLFQATFFDGRFVGFADFIMRTESGSYEVFDTKLARSAKITALLQVAAYSDQLDRLGIPTGENVHLLLGDGRTSTHRLRDILPVYRKRRARLERLIDERVADPEPTAWGDPRYAACGRCAACTLEVEAHRDVLLVAGMRLTQRRHLLEAGITTIEQLAASSGPVAGLVEATVNALRAQARLQLVSRQLATGEAGHADAPAFEVYNPVALGALPEPDAGDIFFDFEGDPLYSEAALGDDTVEWGLDYLFGLIEQDGTFRAFWAHDYAEERQALIDFLAYVAKRRAAHPNLHIYHYAAYERTHLLSLAARHGVGEDAVDDLLRANVLVDLYPVVKKSLRVGSHSYSIKKLEPLYMGDDHREGVDNAADSITEYADSRALYRDGDLDGAQAKLDAIADYNEYDCLSTLRLRDWLLARADEAGVPRAASRDLELDIPVREPSPVYLALAAQVADAPPGDRTPDQTAIALASAAIDYHRREGKEFWQEHFDRLRNPADEWSATRDVLIVEHATVDRDWSLVGRTATSPGCCASRAKPRRAALSSSASGRSCSTTRPTRRSHRPASPAPGWPMNAPRSPASSTRPPVRRSSTSPRSSAAALSPTTSCRWRSRRPLRRRRAHRCPLSPSGASRCSTPCRRCCPMRRWTSCAGFRRGAAPVRRCPRSRRARPPWGISPRPSVTACSASTAPI; this is encoded by the coding sequence GTGTTCTTGCTCGATTCCACAGTGATCTTCAGCGCCAGCGACCTCGGCGCCGCCGCGGGCTGCGAGTGGGCCGTGATGCGCACCCTCGACGCCAAGCTCGGACGGGTCGCGGCCGTGCCCGACGCGGGCGACGCCATGCTGCGTCGGGCCGGTTCCCTCGGCGACGAACACGAACTGCGCTACCTCGAGAAGCTGCGCGGCACCCGCCAGGTTGTCGAGTTCGCCCGGCCGTCGATGCGGGAACTACCGCAGGCCGCCGCCCAGACCGCCGACGCCTTCCGGGCCGGCGCGGATGTGCTTTTCCAGGCCACGTTCTTCGACGGCCGGTTCGTGGGGTTCGCCGACTTCATCATGCGTACCGAGTCGGGCTCCTACGAGGTCTTCGACACCAAGCTGGCGCGCTCGGCCAAGATCACCGCGCTGCTGCAGGTGGCCGCGTACAGCGACCAACTCGACCGGCTCGGGATCCCCACCGGCGAGAATGTGCACCTGCTGCTCGGCGACGGGCGCACGAGCACCCACCGGCTGCGGGACATCCTGCCGGTCTACCGCAAGCGCCGGGCCCGACTCGAACGACTGATCGACGAGAGGGTGGCCGACCCCGAGCCCACGGCGTGGGGCGACCCGCGTTATGCCGCCTGCGGGCGCTGTGCGGCCTGCACCCTCGAAGTGGAGGCCCACCGCGACGTGCTCCTCGTCGCCGGCATGCGGCTCACCCAGCGGCGGCACCTGCTCGAGGCCGGCATCACTACCATCGAGCAGCTCGCCGCGAGCAGCGGCCCGGTCGCCGGACTCGTCGAGGCCACTGTCAACGCCCTCCGGGCACAGGCGCGGCTGCAGTTGGTCTCCCGGCAACTCGCCACCGGTGAGGCCGGTCACGCCGACGCCCCGGCCTTCGAGGTGTACAACCCGGTCGCGCTCGGCGCGCTGCCCGAACCGGATGCCGGCGACATCTTCTTCGACTTCGAGGGTGACCCGCTCTACAGCGAGGCGGCCCTCGGCGACGACACCGTGGAGTGGGGCCTGGACTACCTGTTCGGACTCATCGAGCAGGACGGCACCTTCCGGGCTTTCTGGGCGCACGACTACGCCGAGGAACGTCAGGCCCTCATCGACTTCCTCGCCTACGTGGCGAAGCGCCGTGCCGCGCATCCGAACCTGCACATCTACCACTACGCCGCCTACGAACGCACCCACCTGCTGTCCCTCGCCGCACGGCACGGCGTGGGCGAAGACGCCGTCGACGACCTGCTGCGCGCCAACGTGCTCGTCGACCTCTACCCGGTGGTCAAGAAGAGCCTGCGGGTGGGCTCGCACAGCTACTCGATCAAGAAGCTCGAGCCGCTGTACATGGGCGACGACCACCGCGAGGGCGTCGACAACGCGGCGGACTCGATCACCGAATACGCCGATTCCCGCGCCCTGTACCGCGACGGCGACCTCGACGGCGCCCAGGCCAAGCTCGACGCCATCGCCGACTACAACGAGTACGACTGCCTCTCTACGCTGCGGCTGCGCGACTGGTTGCTCGCGAGGGCCGACGAGGCGGGCGTGCCGCGCGCGGCGTCCCGCGACCTCGAACTCGACATCCCGGTGCGGGAGCCCAGCCCGGTCTATCTGGCGTTGGCGGCCCAGGTGGCGGATGCGCCGCCCGGCGACCGCACGCCCGACCAGACCGCGATCGCCCTGGCCAGCGCCGCCATCGACTATCACCGCCGCGAGGGCAAGGAATTCTGGCAGGAGCACTTCGACCGGCTGCGGAACCCCGCCGACGAATGGTCGGCCACCCGTGACGTGCTGATCGTGGAGCACGCCACGGTCGACCGCGACTGGTCCCTGGTGGGCCGGACCGCAACCTCTCCCGGGTGCTGCGCATCGAGGGCGAAGCCGCGCCGGGCAGCTCTCTCAAGCTCGGCCAGCGGCCGTTCCTGCTCTACGACGCGCCCTACCCGCCGCTCGCACAGACCGGCGAGCCCGGCTCCCGGGTGGCCCATGAACGCACCGAGATCACCGGCCTCGTCGACGAGGCCACCGGTGAGGAGGTCCTCTACGTCACCGAGAAGCTCGGCCGCGGCATTGAGCCCTACGACCAGCTGCCGATGGCGCTCGCGCCGGCCACTCCGCCGCCGCCGGGCACACAGGTGTCCGCTATCGCCGAGTGGGGCCAGCAGGTGCTCGACGCCCTGCCGGCGATGCTGCCCGATGCGGCGCTGGACGTCTTGCGCCGGGTTCCGCCGCGGCGCCGCGCCGGTGAGGCGCTGCCCGAGGTCTCGACGGGCTCGACCACCGTGGGGGATATCACCACGGCCATCCGTGACAGCCTGCTCAGCATCGACCGCTCCTATCTAG
- a CDS encoding GNAT family N-acetyltransferase produces MNTVLAHEPDASRYALYLDGELAAVADYAAHGDTLSFNHTFTDPARRGQGLAGQVVTFAMDDVEKTSHRAVSPDCWYVAKWFDKHPERTGLLRVRR; encoded by the coding sequence GTGAACACAGTCCTCGCCCACGAACCGGATGCCTCCCGCTACGCCCTCTACCTCGACGGCGAGCTTGCCGCCGTGGCTGACTACGCGGCACACGGCGACACGCTCTCGTTCAACCACACCTTCACCGACCCGGCCCGGCGCGGCCAGGGCCTAGCCGGCCAGGTCGTGACCTTCGCCATGGACGACGTGGAGAAGACGAGCCACCGGGCCGTCTCACCGGACTGCTGGTATGTGGCCAAGTGGTTCGACAAGCATCCGGAGCGCACCGGCCTGCTGCGGGTGCGCCGCTAA
- a CDS encoding endonuclease/exonuclease/phosphatase family protein, whose amino-acid sequence MKVISYNLRKNRASGELIALAERYDPDLLCLQECDTLDLPAEVGLLHLADSTTRNRLGLAVYYRRDRFTARKTQTFALKKSLHDRVLTPAHERLIGTLLYDMAAQRELVVASFHAAPLTALNSLRRNQIRSAHAELNVLGPNLPTLMVGDYNYPIFKKHLSNEVKESGYDLTLSDSRTYTRYKFFRGHFDLATSVGLTIDNIETLPRGTSDHMPILVTSSYGDATAEDAVLRPKQTAAPVEGEFSI is encoded by the coding sequence GTGAAGGTCATCAGCTACAACCTCCGCAAGAACCGTGCCAGCGGAGAGCTCATCGCACTGGCGGAACGGTACGACCCCGACCTGCTGTGCCTGCAGGAATGCGACACCCTCGACCTGCCGGCGGAGGTCGGTCTGCTGCACCTGGCAGACTCCACCACCCGCAACCGGCTCGGCCTGGCCGTCTACTACCGGCGGGACCGGTTCACCGCGCGGAAGACCCAGACCTTCGCGTTGAAGAAGTCGCTGCACGACAGGGTGCTCACTCCGGCGCACGAACGCCTGATCGGAACGCTCCTCTACGACATGGCCGCCCAGCGCGAGCTGGTCGTGGCGTCGTTCCACGCCGCCCCGCTCACCGCGCTCAACTCCCTGCGTCGCAACCAGATCCGGTCGGCGCACGCCGAGCTCAATGTGCTCGGCCCCAACCTGCCGACGCTGATGGTGGGCGACTACAACTACCCGATCTTCAAGAAGCACCTCAGCAACGAGGTGAAGGAATCCGGGTACGACCTCACCCTGAGCGACAGTCGCACCTACACGCGGTACAAGTTCTTCCGCGGCCACTTCGACCTGGCCACGTCGGTGGGCCTCACGATCGACAACATCGAGACGTTGCCCCGTGGCACCTCCGACCACATGCCGATCCTGGTCACCTCGTCGTACGGCGACGCGACCGCTGAAGACGCGGTGCTCCGCCCGAAGCAGACGGCAGCGCCGGTGGAGGGCGAGTTCTCGATCTGA
- a CDS encoding DUF4097 family beta strand repeat-containing protein, with protein MSDTSSPPGRPRPPAAGYGSVQQPPAEHPSSQQPTPAGGPRPTPMWRTLLYILVPIVGLGLLVAAFVFALSGRSGPVDFRADLAAGTSLSVQVPNAAVSLEPSADDQVHVRMTGSFFGNQPTLEAATTGGVTEVRGGCRPQIFSRCAIAVAVQLPRSLPVTVTGQNGRITASALTGRVTLTTTNGAIDTDGTVGRVALRTSNGDIRVSGATSKIVEAGTTNGSVTLEFADAPDSVDASSTNGSVTVRVPVDGVDYLVTARTTNGTVNTDSVPSDSTSRRSITAETTNGSVTVEALD; from the coding sequence ATGTCCGACACCTCGTCGCCGCCCGGCCGCCCGCGACCGCCGGCCGCAGGGTACGGGTCGGTGCAGCAGCCGCCGGCAGAGCATCCGTCTTCGCAGCAGCCCACGCCGGCGGGAGGCCCCCGGCCCACTCCAATGTGGCGCACACTGCTGTACATCCTCGTGCCCATCGTGGGCCTGGGGCTGTTGGTCGCGGCGTTCGTCTTCGCCCTGTCCGGACGCAGCGGGCCGGTCGACTTCCGGGCTGACCTGGCCGCGGGAACGAGCCTGAGCGTGCAGGTGCCCAACGCAGCCGTCAGCCTCGAGCCGAGCGCGGACGACCAGGTTCACGTGCGCATGACGGGTTCGTTCTTCGGCAACCAGCCCACCCTGGAGGCCGCCACCACGGGCGGGGTGACCGAGGTGCGCGGCGGCTGTCGCCCGCAGATCTTCTCGCGCTGCGCCATCGCGGTGGCCGTGCAGCTTCCCCGGTCGCTGCCGGTCACGGTGACGGGACAGAACGGCCGCATCACCGCATCCGCCCTCACCGGACGCGTCACGCTCACCACCACCAACGGTGCCATCGACACCGACGGAACGGTGGGCCGCGTGGCCCTGCGGACCAGCAACGGTGATATCCGGGTGAGCGGCGCCACCTCCAAGATCGTCGAGGCCGGCACCACGAACGGCTCCGTCACCCTGGAATTCGCTGATGCGCCCGACTCGGTGGATGCGTCGAGCACGAACGGGTCGGTCACCGTGCGGGTGCCCGTGGACGGAGTGGATTACCTGGTCACCGCCCGCACCACCAACGGCACCGTGAACACCGACTCGGTGCCCTCAGACAGCACCTCCCGGCGGTCGATCACCGCGGAAACCACCAACGGCTCCGTCACGGTGGAGGCCCTTGACTAG
- a CDS encoding MOSC domain-containing protein, with protein MSAPQIGTVVAVSRDDKHRFSKPVVPSISLLAGHGIEGDSHAGPTTQHRYLIRTDPTRANLTQVHLVRSELFAELEDEGFTVSAGQLGENITTAGIDLLDLPVGTRLHLGADAVVEVTGMRDPCSMIDTFQRGLKKTLKTTDASGRILRRAGIMGIVVADGTVAPGDELRVELPAGEHVPLGVV; from the coding sequence ATGAGCGCACCGCAGATCGGAACCGTCGTGGCTGTGAGCCGGGATGACAAGCACCGGTTCAGCAAGCCCGTCGTACCGAGCATCAGCCTGCTGGCCGGGCACGGCATCGAGGGTGATTCGCACGCCGGCCCCACCACCCAGCACCGCTACCTGATTCGCACCGACCCGACCAGGGCCAACCTCACCCAGGTGCACCTGGTGCGCTCCGAGCTGTTTGCGGAGCTCGAAGACGAGGGATTCACGGTGTCGGCCGGGCAGCTCGGCGAGAACATCACCACCGCCGGGATCGACCTGCTGGACCTGCCGGTGGGCACCCGTCTGCACCTCGGCGCCGATGCCGTAGTGGAGGTCACCGGCATGCGCGACCCGTGCTCGATGATCGACACGTTTCAGCGGGGCCTCAAGAAGACCCTGAAGACGACGGATGCGTCGGGCCGGATCCTGCGCAGGGCCGGCATCATGGGCATCGTCGTGGCGGACGGCACCGTGGCCCCTGGCGACGAGCTGCGGGTGGAACTGCCCGCCGGCGAGCACGTTCCCCTGGGCGTGGTCTAG
- a CDS encoding DUF4433 domain-containing protein: protein MRAPRASRARTPEAPTALRTVVAPITTGTAKTKRHDDNVGEQRIYHLTHIRNLPGILATGRLLADNSEAWNERPVVDISSPENRQARREALVAGPDSPAVAGHVPFFLSPNALVWENIRAQSLDPRLSEDAHDAAAFDFVILVSTVKKVLDQQIATAADPTATHFAVTDGDAAFASTRFGATADSADRLLRTLRADLDSDAILKAELLVPGEVPFGLITLIGVANDRVRDAVKPILAAASHKPKVAVYPPWFHPTEEL, encoded by the coding sequence GTGCGCGCCCCGCGCGCCAGCCGCGCCCGCACGCCTGAGGCACCCACCGCACTGCGCACCGTCGTGGCACCGATCACGACGGGCACCGCCAAGACCAAGCGCCACGACGACAACGTCGGCGAACAGCGCATCTACCACCTCACCCACATCCGCAACCTGCCCGGTATCCTCGCCACCGGCCGACTGCTGGCCGACAACAGCGAGGCGTGGAATGAGCGTCCGGTCGTCGACATTTCGTCGCCCGAGAACCGCCAGGCTCGCCGCGAGGCCCTCGTCGCCGGACCCGACAGCCCTGCCGTCGCCGGTCACGTGCCGTTCTTCCTGTCGCCGAACGCCCTGGTCTGGGAGAACATCCGCGCCCAGTCGCTCGACCCCCGCCTCTCCGAGGACGCGCACGACGCCGCGGCCTTCGACTTCGTGATCCTGGTCTCCACGGTCAAGAAGGTGCTCGACCAGCAGATCGCCACGGCCGCCGACCCTACGGCCACTCACTTCGCAGTGACGGATGGCGATGCCGCCTTCGCGAGCACCCGCTTCGGCGCCACGGCCGACAGCGCCGACCGCCTGCTGCGCACGCTGCGCGCCGACCTGGACTCCGACGCGATCCTCAAGGCCGAACTGCTGGTTCCCGGCGAGGTGCCGTTCGGTTTGATCACCCTCATCGGCGTCGCCAACGACCGGGTGCGGGATGCGGTCAAGCCGATCCTCGCCGCGGCCAGCCACAAGCCCAAGGTCGCCGTCTACCCGCCGTGGTTCCACCCCACCGAAGAGCTCTAA
- a CDS encoding cysteine hydrolase family protein, translated as MSSTTIAAEPFDLDLDVSTTALIIIDMQRDFLQPHGFGELLGNDVSLLRSAIEPTRTVLDAARAADMLVVHTREGHRPDLSDCPPAKLNRGGKTFIGTEGPMGRILVRGEEGHDIIPELYPIEGEPVIDKPGKGAFFETDLHIILQNRGIKTLIVCGVTTEVCVQSTVREGNDRGYECVVLEDCVGSYFPEFQAAGLEMIKAQGGILGWVSSSQQAIEAIAS; from the coding sequence ATGAGTAGCACCACCATCGCCGCCGAGCCGTTTGACCTCGATTTGGACGTCTCGACTACGGCGCTCATCATCATCGACATGCAGCGGGATTTCCTGCAGCCGCACGGCTTCGGGGAGCTGCTGGGCAATGACGTGTCCTTGCTGCGCTCGGCAATCGAGCCCACGCGCACGGTACTCGATGCAGCGCGTGCCGCCGACATGCTCGTCGTGCACACCCGCGAGGGCCACCGACCCGACCTCTCCGACTGCCCACCCGCGAAGCTCAACCGGGGCGGCAAGACCTTCATCGGTACGGAAGGTCCGATGGGGCGCATCCTGGTTCGAGGAGAAGAAGGTCACGACATCATTCCCGAGCTCTACCCCATCGAGGGTGAGCCGGTCATCGACAAGCCCGGAAAGGGCGCTTTCTTCGAAACCGACCTGCACATCATCCTGCAGAACCGCGGAATCAAGACGCTCATCGTGTGCGGTGTGACCACAGAGGTCTGCGTGCAGTCCACTGTGCGCGAAGGCAATGACCGCGGTTACGAGTGCGTCGTGCTCGAAGACTGTGTCGGCTCCTACTTCCCGGAGTTCCAGGCCGCCGGTCTCGAAATGATCAAAGCGCAGGGCGGCATCTTGGGCTGGGTCTCCAGCTCGCAGCAGGCGATCGAGGCTATCGCCTCCTAA
- a CDS encoding DUF2877 domain-containing protein — MTTRWAASASTDRAVSKAHLVPSFDCDGTIHSVFATSCNIAVGDVLVTVHDAQKQHTPTSVRVATVGDTLWTPIVRVGDRASFRSGWLSFGKHLLDLRQVPIWAPGAPARFAPPEVVRRLLDELIRVHGAPPSRSSSALTFTLARDVTALRGIVTAGTASDSRTDDLDVVIARLIGAGEGLTPTGDDVLVGLLAGLTRGGQTAKATAVVSRIADSVLRNTHRTTDISAHYLRLATRGSFSEPLTNLVDSVFTGSSVDDVHARTREVLSVGATSGADALLGVLVGVEAALDFSDSKKAV; from the coding sequence ATGACCACCCGCTGGGCGGCCTCGGCATCAACCGACCGCGCAGTGTCGAAGGCTCATCTGGTGCCGTCGTTCGATTGTGACGGCACCATCCACAGTGTCTTCGCCACGTCCTGCAACATCGCCGTCGGGGATGTGCTCGTCACAGTGCACGACGCACAGAAACAGCACACTCCCACCTCGGTGCGGGTTGCTACCGTCGGGGACACGTTGTGGACTCCGATCGTGCGCGTGGGCGACCGGGCCAGTTTTCGATCGGGGTGGCTGTCTTTCGGCAAACACCTTCTGGACCTGCGCCAGGTGCCCATCTGGGCACCTGGCGCCCCAGCCCGTTTCGCGCCACCAGAGGTTGTTCGCCGGCTCCTGGATGAGTTGATCCGGGTTCACGGGGCTCCCCCGTCCCGCAGCTCGTCGGCACTGACGTTCACTCTCGCTCGCGATGTGACCGCCCTCCGCGGCATCGTCACGGCCGGGACCGCCTCCGATTCGCGAACCGACGACCTCGACGTGGTTATCGCACGGCTGATCGGCGCCGGCGAAGGGCTCACCCCCACCGGTGATGATGTGCTCGTCGGGCTCCTGGCCGGGCTTACTCGCGGCGGCCAGACGGCCAAGGCAACGGCCGTCGTCTCCCGCATTGCCGACAGCGTCCTCCGTAACACCCACCGCACCACAGATATCAGCGCGCACTACCTCCGACTCGCAACGCGGGGCTCCTTCAGCGAACCCCTCACAAATCTGGTCGATTCCGTCTTCACCGGTTCCTCGGTTGACGACGTGCACGCCCGCACCCGCGAGGTGTTGAGCGTTGGAGCTACTTCCGGCGCCGACGCTCTCCTGGGTGTGCTTGTCGGTGTGGAAGCCGCACTCGATTTCTCCGATAGTAAGAAGGCCGTATGA